In one Musa acuminata AAA Group cultivar baxijiao chromosome BXJ2-5, Cavendish_Baxijiao_AAA, whole genome shotgun sequence genomic region, the following are encoded:
- the LOC135612019 gene encoding uncharacterized protein LOC135612019 — translation MGGCSSCASAAAVVVGAAGTAKVVLPDGGLREYSRPVTAVGALGKDAACFFVCDADEMEFDAFVSGVGGQEELRPGQLYFALPRSMLKRPLQAEDLARLAVKASAALVGAAGQCGGGVVSPQVFPAGVSVAVPIGGREEEKARRCSRGGGGRRKFAPDLSAIPE, via the coding sequence ATGGGGGGTTGCAGCTCGTGCGcctcggcggcggcggtggtggtgggggCCGCGGGGACGGCGAAGGTGGTTCTTCCCGACGGTGGGCTCCGCGAGTACTCGCGGCCGGTGACGGCCGTTGGCGCGCTGGGCAAGGACGCCGCGTGCTTCTTCGTGTGCGATGCGGACGAGATGGAGTTCGATGCGTTCGTCTCCGGGGTGGGCGGCCAGGAGGAGCTCCGCCCTGGGCAGCTCTACTTCGCGCTCCCGCGGTCGATGCTGAAGCGCCCGCTCCAGGCCGAGGACCTCGCGAGGCTCGCGGTGAAGGCGAGCGCCGCGCTGGTGGGCGCCGCGGGTCAGTGCGGCGGGGGGGTTGTGTCACCACAGGTGTTTCCCGCAGgggtgtcggtggcggtgcccatcggcgggagggaggaggagaaggcgcGGAGGTGTAGTAGAGGCGGTGGCGGACGGCGCAAGTTTGCGCCGGATCTGAGCGCCATTCCGGAATAG
- the LOC103983582 gene encoding uncharacterized protein LOC103983582 produces the protein MGNCAPVSSKVRQQQQQQQRRWTAQWSSSATAKVIRADGKMEEYETAVPAGRVVARSPGYYVCSGEAMQVGAHPPVVGEGEKLQPGQLYFLLPLSYSHRPLSLPDLCLFAAKASAALRLPS, from the coding sequence ATGGGGAACTGTGCGCCGGTGTCGTCCAAGgtcaggcagcagcagcagcagcagcaacggcgCTGGACGGCGCAGTGGTCCTCCTCGGCGACGGCGAAGGTGATACGCGCCGACGGGAAGATGGAGGAGTACGAGACGGCGGTGCCGGCGGGGCGCGTGGTCGCGAGGAGCCCGGGGTACTACGTCTGCAGCGGCGAGGCGATGCAGGTGGGGGCTCATCCGCCGGTGGTGGGGGAAGGGGAGAAGCTGCAGCCCGGGCAGCTGTACTTCCTACTCCCGCTCTCCTACTCCCACCGCCCCCTCTCCCTCCCCGACCTCTGCCTCTTCGCCGCCAAGGCCAGCGCCGCCCTCCGCCTGCCCTCCTGA